In Halopseudomonas nanhaiensis, a single window of DNA contains:
- a CDS encoding DUF484 family protein — MTDTPQQPELSADQVAEYLRRHPAFFAEHDELLPDLIIPHLPGQAVSLVERQVKLLRERNIDVRHRLNQLMDVARENDRLFEKSRRLILSMLEAQSMEELIASMEDSLRDDFQVPYVSLILFSEAGRFSNARCVPHSEARSAIGHLLDSGKPLSGILRSDELEFLFGRRGNDVASTALAPIQHQGLHGVLALGSRDANHYKGATGTLFLGYVADALARLLLRQRPMADEARA; from the coding sequence ATGACCGACACGCCGCAACAACCCGAACTCTCCGCCGATCAGGTCGCCGAGTACCTGCGCCGTCATCCGGCTTTTTTTGCCGAGCACGACGAACTGCTGCCGGACCTGATCATCCCGCACCTCCCCGGCCAGGCTGTTTCGCTGGTTGAACGGCAGGTCAAGCTGCTGCGCGAGCGCAACATCGATGTGCGTCATCGACTGAATCAGCTGATGGACGTTGCTCGGGAGAACGATCGACTGTTCGAGAAGAGTCGGCGATTGATCCTCAGCATGCTCGAGGCGCAGAGCATGGAAGAGCTGATCGCCAGCATGGAAGACAGCCTGCGCGACGACTTTCAGGTCCCCTACGTCAGCCTGATCCTGTTCAGCGAAGCCGGGCGCTTCTCCAATGCGCGCTGCGTGCCTCACAGCGAAGCCCGTTCGGCCATCGGCCATCTGCTCGACAGCGGCAAGCCGCTGAGCGGCATACTGCGCTCGGACGAACTGGAGTTTCTGTTCGGCCGCCGCGGCAATGATGTCGCCTCAACCGCACTGGCGCCGATTCAGCACCAGGGCCTGCATGGCGTGCTGGCGCTCGGGAGCCGCGACGCGAACCATTACAAGGGTGCCACCGGCACGCTCTTCCTCGGCTATGTAGCCGATGCGCTGGCACGTCTGCTGCTACGCCAGCGGCCGATGGCTGACGAAGCCAGAGCCTGA